In Vicugna pacos chromosome 10, VicPac4, whole genome shotgun sequence, the following proteins share a genomic window:
- the FAM76B gene encoding protein FAM76B isoform X1, with protein sequence MAASALYACTKCTQRYPFEELSQGQQLCKECRIAHPIVKCTYCRSEFQQESKTNTICKKCAQNVKQFGTPKPCQYCNIIAAFIGTKCQRCTNSEKKYGPPQTCEQCKQQCAFDRKEEGRRKVDGKLLCWLCTLSYKRVLQKTKEQRKSLGSSHSNSSSSSLTEKDQHHSKHHHHHHHHHHRHSSSHHKISNLSPEQEQGLWKQSHKSSAAIQNETPKKKPKLESKPSNGDSSSINQSADSGGTDNFVLISQLKEEVMSLKRLLQQRDQTILEKDKKLTELKADFQYQESNLRTKMNSMEKAHKETVEQLQAKNRELLKQVAALSKGKKFDKSGSILTSP encoded by the exons ATGGCGGCCTCGGCCCTGTACGCCTGCACCAAGTGCACCCAGCGCTATCCCTTCGAGGAGCTCTCCCAGGGCCAGCAGCTGTGCAAG GAATGTCGGATTGCGCATCCTATTGTAAAATGTACTTACTGCAGATCAGAATTTCAACAAGAGAG CAAAACTAACACAATTTGTAAGAAGTGTGCTCAAAATGTGAAGCAGTTTGGCACC CCTAAGCCTTGCCAGTACTGTAACATAATTGCAGCATTTATTGGTACAAAGTGTCAGCGTTGcacaaattcagaaaaaaaatatggacCACCACAGACCTGTGAACAGTGCAAACAACAATGTGCTTTTGAtcggaaggaggaaggaagaagaaag gttgATGGGAAGTTATTATGCTGGCTCTGTACTTTATCATACAAGAGAGTTTTACAGAagacaaaagaacaaaggaagagcCTGGGATCTTCACATTCGAATTCATCATCTTCATCTCTTACTGAGAAAGACCAGCATCATTCAaaacatcatcaccaccatcatcaccaccaccatcgccACAGCAGTAGCCATCACAA AATCAGCAATCTGAGTCCAGAACAAGAGCAGGGACTATGGAAACAGAG CCATAAATCCTCTGCAGCAATTCAGAATGAAACTCCAAAGAAAAAGCCCAAATTGGAATCTAAGCCATCTAATGGAGATAG tagctCTATAAATCAGTCAGCAGATAGTGGGGGAACAGACAATTTTGTCCTTATAAGTCAACTGAAAGAAGAAGTGATGTCGCTTAAACGTCTCTTACAGCAGAGAGACCAGACCAttttagaaaaagataaaaag ttaACTGAATTAAAGGCAGACTTTCAGTACCAGGAGTCAAACTTGAGAACAAAGATGAACAGTATGGAAAAAGCTCACAAAGAAACTGTGGAACAACTTCAG GCCAAAAACAGAGAACTACTCAAACAGGTTGCAGCCTTGTCAAAGGGTAAAAAGTTTGACAAAAGTGGAAGCATATTAACATCCCCTTGA
- the FAM76B gene encoding protein FAM76B isoform X4, producing the protein MAASALYACTKCTQRYPFEELSQGQQLCKECRIAHPIVKCTYCRSEFQQESKTNTICKKCAQNVKQFGTPKPCQYCNIIAAFIGTKCQRCTNSEKKYGPPQTCEQCKQQCAFDRKEEGRRKVDGKLLCWLCTLSYKRVLQKTKEQRKSLGSSHSNSSSSSLTEKDQHHSKHHHHHHHHHHRHSSSHHKISNLSPEQEQGLWKQSHKSSAAIQNETPKKKPKLESKPSNGDSSSINQSADSGGTDNFVLISQLKEEVMSLKRLLQQRDQTILEKDKKLTELKADFQYQESNLRTKMNSMEKAHKETVEQLQAFFLHNLSANKLISDVIRRLNI; encoded by the exons ATGGCGGCCTCGGCCCTGTACGCCTGCACCAAGTGCACCCAGCGCTATCCCTTCGAGGAGCTCTCCCAGGGCCAGCAGCTGTGCAAG GAATGTCGGATTGCGCATCCTATTGTAAAATGTACTTACTGCAGATCAGAATTTCAACAAGAGAG CAAAACTAACACAATTTGTAAGAAGTGTGCTCAAAATGTGAAGCAGTTTGGCACC CCTAAGCCTTGCCAGTACTGTAACATAATTGCAGCATTTATTGGTACAAAGTGTCAGCGTTGcacaaattcagaaaaaaaatatggacCACCACAGACCTGTGAACAGTGCAAACAACAATGTGCTTTTGAtcggaaggaggaaggaagaagaaag gttgATGGGAAGTTATTATGCTGGCTCTGTACTTTATCATACAAGAGAGTTTTACAGAagacaaaagaacaaaggaagagcCTGGGATCTTCACATTCGAATTCATCATCTTCATCTCTTACTGAGAAAGACCAGCATCATTCAaaacatcatcaccaccatcatcaccaccaccatcgccACAGCAGTAGCCATCACAA AATCAGCAATCTGAGTCCAGAACAAGAGCAGGGACTATGGAAACAGAG CCATAAATCCTCTGCAGCAATTCAGAATGAAACTCCAAAGAAAAAGCCCAAATTGGAATCTAAGCCATCTAATGGAGATAG tagctCTATAAATCAGTCAGCAGATAGTGGGGGAACAGACAATTTTGTCCTTATAAGTCAACTGAAAGAAGAAGTGATGTCGCTTAAACGTCTCTTACAGCAGAGAGACCAGACCAttttagaaaaagataaaaag ttaACTGAATTAAAGGCAGACTTTCAGTACCAGGAGTCAAACTTGAGAACAAAGATGAACAGTATGGAAAAAGCTCACAAAGAAACTGTGGAACAACTTCAG gccTTTTTCTTACATAATTTATCAGCAAATAAACTTATTAGTGACGTGATTAGGAGACTGAATATATAA
- the FAM76B gene encoding protein FAM76B isoform X2, with protein sequence MAASALYACTKCTQRYPFEELSQGQQLCKECRIAHPIVKCTYCRSEFQQESKTNTICKKCAQNVKQFGTPKPCQYCNIIAAFIGTKCQRCTNSEKKYGPPQTCEQCKQQCAFDRKEEGRRKVDGKLLCWLCTLSYKRVLQKTKEQRKSLGSSHSNSSSSSLTEKDQHHSKHHHHHHHHHHRHSSSHHKISNLSPEQEQGLWKQSHKSSAAIQNETPKKKPKLESKPSNGDSSINQSADSGGTDNFVLISQLKEEVMSLKRLLQQRDQTILEKDKKLTELKADFQYQESNLRTKMNSMEKAHKETVEQLQAKNRELLKQVAALSKGKKFDKSGSILTSP encoded by the exons ATGGCGGCCTCGGCCCTGTACGCCTGCACCAAGTGCACCCAGCGCTATCCCTTCGAGGAGCTCTCCCAGGGCCAGCAGCTGTGCAAG GAATGTCGGATTGCGCATCCTATTGTAAAATGTACTTACTGCAGATCAGAATTTCAACAAGAGAG CAAAACTAACACAATTTGTAAGAAGTGTGCTCAAAATGTGAAGCAGTTTGGCACC CCTAAGCCTTGCCAGTACTGTAACATAATTGCAGCATTTATTGGTACAAAGTGTCAGCGTTGcacaaattcagaaaaaaaatatggacCACCACAGACCTGTGAACAGTGCAAACAACAATGTGCTTTTGAtcggaaggaggaaggaagaagaaag gttgATGGGAAGTTATTATGCTGGCTCTGTACTTTATCATACAAGAGAGTTTTACAGAagacaaaagaacaaaggaagagcCTGGGATCTTCACATTCGAATTCATCATCTTCATCTCTTACTGAGAAAGACCAGCATCATTCAaaacatcatcaccaccatcatcaccaccaccatcgccACAGCAGTAGCCATCACAA AATCAGCAATCTGAGTCCAGAACAAGAGCAGGGACTATGGAAACAGAG CCATAAATCCTCTGCAGCAATTCAGAATGAAACTCCAAAGAAAAAGCCCAAATTGGAATCTAAGCCATCTAATGGAGATAG ctCTATAAATCAGTCAGCAGATAGTGGGGGAACAGACAATTTTGTCCTTATAAGTCAACTGAAAGAAGAAGTGATGTCGCTTAAACGTCTCTTACAGCAGAGAGACCAGACCAttttagaaaaagataaaaag ttaACTGAATTAAAGGCAGACTTTCAGTACCAGGAGTCAAACTTGAGAACAAAGATGAACAGTATGGAAAAAGCTCACAAAGAAACTGTGGAACAACTTCAG GCCAAAAACAGAGAACTACTCAAACAGGTTGCAGCCTTGTCAAAGGGTAAAAAGTTTGACAAAAGTGGAAGCATATTAACATCCCCTTGA
- the FAM76B gene encoding protein FAM76B isoform X3 codes for MRSSNTPSVPWTKRRREREFDSETPLQECRIAHPIVKCTYCRSEFQQESKTNTICKKCAQNVKQFGTPKPCQYCNIIAAFIGTKCQRCTNSEKKYGPPQTCEQCKQQCAFDRKEEGRRKVDGKLLCWLCTLSYKRVLQKTKEQRKSLGSSHSNSSSSSLTEKDQHHSKHHHHHHHHHHRHSSSHHKISNLSPEQEQGLWKQSHKSSAAIQNETPKKKPKLESKPSNGDSSSINQSADSGGTDNFVLISQLKEEVMSLKRLLQQRDQTILEKDKKLTELKADFQYQESNLRTKMNSMEKAHKETVEQLQAKNRELLKQVAALSKGKKFDKSGSILTSP; via the exons ATGCGAAGCTCAAACACTCCATCTGTCCCTTGGACTAAACGCCGGAGAGAGCGTGAGTTTGACTCGGAGACGCCTCTCCAG GAATGTCGGATTGCGCATCCTATTGTAAAATGTACTTACTGCAGATCAGAATTTCAACAAGAGAG CAAAACTAACACAATTTGTAAGAAGTGTGCTCAAAATGTGAAGCAGTTTGGCACC CCTAAGCCTTGCCAGTACTGTAACATAATTGCAGCATTTATTGGTACAAAGTGTCAGCGTTGcacaaattcagaaaaaaaatatggacCACCACAGACCTGTGAACAGTGCAAACAACAATGTGCTTTTGAtcggaaggaggaaggaagaagaaag gttgATGGGAAGTTATTATGCTGGCTCTGTACTTTATCATACAAGAGAGTTTTACAGAagacaaaagaacaaaggaagagcCTGGGATCTTCACATTCGAATTCATCATCTTCATCTCTTACTGAGAAAGACCAGCATCATTCAaaacatcatcaccaccatcatcaccaccaccatcgccACAGCAGTAGCCATCACAA AATCAGCAATCTGAGTCCAGAACAAGAGCAGGGACTATGGAAACAGAG CCATAAATCCTCTGCAGCAATTCAGAATGAAACTCCAAAGAAAAAGCCCAAATTGGAATCTAAGCCATCTAATGGAGATAG tagctCTATAAATCAGTCAGCAGATAGTGGGGGAACAGACAATTTTGTCCTTATAAGTCAACTGAAAGAAGAAGTGATGTCGCTTAAACGTCTCTTACAGCAGAGAGACCAGACCAttttagaaaaagataaaaag ttaACTGAATTAAAGGCAGACTTTCAGTACCAGGAGTCAAACTTGAGAACAAAGATGAACAGTATGGAAAAAGCTCACAAAGAAACTGTGGAACAACTTCAG GCCAAAAACAGAGAACTACTCAAACAGGTTGCAGCCTTGTCAAAGGGTAAAAAGTTTGACAAAAGTGGAAGCATATTAACATCCCCTTGA